A single region of the Geobacillus subterraneus genome encodes:
- a CDS encoding ABC transporter ATP-binding protein: MNAIEVEQLRKEFKVHTSRSGLVGAFRDLWTRRYMTVRAVDGISFTVRQGEIVGYIGENGAGKSTTIKMLTGILTPTSGRIVVNGMNPHKEREKFVRTIGVVFGQRSQLWWDIAVQESFRLLKKVYRVPDEQYDRHMGEVIDMLEIGPLLDKPVRKLSLGQRMRCELAAALIHNPPLLFLDEPTIGLDVLVKLNIRQFLKQLNERYGTTILLTTHDMSDIEALCERVMMLDEGKIIYDGSLEQLKEKWGQGKRVSFTFAEGKDASILQELTAGLDVVWKKGEQPNIWVAHVPSGGVPEVVSRVAARYALQDIRIHEVSTEEIVRNIYEEGAVNG; this comes from the coding sequence ATGAACGCCATCGAAGTAGAACAGCTGCGAAAAGAATTTAAAGTGCACACAAGCCGCTCCGGTCTCGTCGGGGCGTTTCGCGATTTATGGACGCGCCGTTATATGACAGTTCGTGCCGTTGACGGCATTTCTTTTACCGTCAGGCAAGGGGAGATCGTCGGCTATATCGGCGAAAACGGTGCCGGCAAGTCGACGACGATCAAAATGTTGACAGGCATTTTAACTCCGACATCCGGGCGCATCGTTGTCAACGGGATGAACCCGCATAAAGAGCGGGAGAAATTTGTGCGCACGATCGGCGTTGTTTTCGGTCAGCGTTCACAGTTATGGTGGGACATCGCGGTTCAAGAGTCGTTCCGATTGCTAAAAAAGGTGTACCGTGTCCCAGACGAGCAATACGATCGCCATATGGGCGAGGTGATTGACATGCTTGAGATCGGCCCGCTTCTGGACAAACCGGTGCGCAAGCTGTCGCTCGGGCAGCGGATGCGCTGTGAGCTCGCTGCCGCGCTCATTCACAATCCGCCGCTGCTGTTTTTGGACGAGCCGACAATCGGTTTGGATGTGCTTGTCAAGCTCAACATCCGTCAGTTTTTGAAACAGTTGAACGAGCGGTACGGGACGACGATTTTGCTGACGACGCATGACATGTCGGACATCGAGGCGCTGTGTGAGCGGGTGATGATGCTTGATGAAGGAAAAATCATTTACGACGGTTCGCTTGAGCAGCTAAAAGAAAAATGGGGGCAAGGAAAACGGGTTTCTTTTACATTCGCCGAAGGAAAGGACGCCTCTATCTTGCAAGAGCTGACGGCCGGATTGGACGTTGTCTGGAAAAAAGGGGAACAGCCGAACATCTGGGTGGCGCACGTTCCATCGGGAGGAGTGCCGGAAGTCGTCAGCCGCGTCGCCGCCCGCTATGCGCTGCAAGACATCCGGATCCATGAAGTGTCGACGGAAGAGATTGTTCGCAATATTTATGAGGAAGGTGCGGTGAATGGATAA
- a CDS encoding nucleotidyltransferase-like protein: MEELLRPIYQEWASRCNTRGILLIEKTAGHATVTDTFDVVLLVIVDSQSEPLYLKHYSVSGEKAALYAVNERKLNEWFVLGSHRKAIDWVFNGKIVFDRNDYVWQLRQRLEQFPPKERRLKMGLEFAKLIRRYTDGKALFTARHWLDSYNHMMHALHHLARLTVIEHGLYPEVTVWNQVKQMDGQIYKLYEELVGSEEPLPKRLELLLLASEFLIHSFIVSGSSHLCEVLKEKSGAWSIEEMTRHPQFAPYSVDLAIMLEYLVERKVLTAVEVPTKGNRMFERYYILQEGKI; the protein is encoded by the coding sequence ATGGAAGAATTGCTGCGTCCCATTTATCAGGAATGGGCAAGCCGTTGCAATACACGCGGAATTTTACTCATTGAAAAAACGGCGGGACATGCGACGGTGACCGATACGTTCGATGTGGTATTGCTCGTCATTGTCGATTCGCAAAGTGAGCCTTTGTATTTGAAACATTACTCAGTTAGCGGCGAGAAGGCGGCGCTTTATGCGGTGAATGAGCGAAAATTAAACGAATGGTTTGTTCTCGGGTCGCATCGAAAGGCGATCGACTGGGTATTCAACGGAAAAATCGTATTTGACCGCAACGACTACGTTTGGCAGCTGCGCCAGCGCCTTGAGCAATTTCCCCCTAAGGAACGTCGGCTGAAAATGGGCCTGGAATTTGCCAAACTGATTCGCCGCTATACCGATGGCAAGGCGCTGTTTACCGCCCGACACTGGCTTGATTCATACAACCATATGATGCACGCCTTGCACCATTTAGCGCGGCTCACAGTGATCGAGCATGGCCTTTATCCGGAAGTGACGGTATGGAATCAAGTAAAGCAAATGGATGGACAAATTTATAAGTTGTATGAGGAGTTAGTCGGGAGCGAGGAGCCGCTTCCAAAACGGCTTGAGCTCCTGTTGCTGGCGAGCGAATTTTTAATCCATTCTTTTATAGTGTCAGGCTCTTCTCACTTATGCGAGGTGTTGAAGGAAAAGAGTGGGGCATGGAGCATTGAGGAAATGACCCGCCATCCGCAGTTTGCGCCTTATTCGGTCGACCTTGCCATCATGCTCGAATATTTAGTGGAAAGAAAAGTGTTAACTGCGGTAGAGGTGCCGACAAAAGGGAACAGGATGTTTGAACGCTATTATATTTTGCAGGAAGGGAAAATTTGA
- the perR gene encoding peroxide-responsive transcriptional repressor PerR: MTVSVNEQLKEALDMLKKTGIRITPQRHAILEYLVSSMSHPTADEIYKALEGKFPNMSVATVYNNLRVFKEIGLVKELTYGDSSSRFDFVTSNHYHVICEECGKIVDFHYPALDEVEQLAAHVTGFKVDHHRMEVYGVCPDCQKGRGRTH, from the coding sequence ATGACGGTGTCTGTCAACGAGCAACTGAAGGAAGCGCTGGACATGCTGAAAAAGACGGGCATACGCATTACGCCGCAGCGTCATGCGATACTGGAGTATTTGGTCAGCTCGATGTCCCATCCGACGGCTGATGAAATATATAAAGCGCTGGAAGGGAAATTTCCGAATATGAGCGTCGCTACCGTCTACAACAACTTGCGCGTCTTTAAAGAAATCGGGCTTGTCAAAGAGCTGACATACGGTGACTCCTCAAGCCGGTTCGATTTTGTCACATCCAACCATTATCATGTCATTTGTGAAGAATGCGGCAAAATCGTGGATTTCCACTATCCAGCGCTCGATGAAGTCGAGCAGCTTGCCGCTCACGTTACTGGATTTAAAGTCGATCATCATCGCATGGAAGTGTACGGAGTATGCCCTGACTGTCAAAAAGGCAGGGGGCGGACGCATTAA
- the nikC gene encoding nickel transporter permease produces MAELARTPATPPTAIREEKTGSLWGEAWQRFRKNKIALVGAGIVLFFIVIALLAPWLAPYDYKEQQLAERLQPPSGEHWFGTDDFGRDIFSRVIYGARISLWVGFFSVLGSIVVGSLLGIIAGYYGRWIDGIISRLFDIMLAFPSILLAIGIVAVLGPSLQNALIAIAVINVPNFGRLIRSRVLSIKQEEYIMAAKAIGMSDWRILFHHILPNSLAPIIVQGTLAIATAIIEAAALGFLGLGAQPPNPEWGKMLSDAKDFLTQAPWTMIFPGLAIMLTVLGFNLMGDGLRDALDPRMKS; encoded by the coding sequence ATGGCTGAATTGGCGCGCACACCGGCAACGCCGCCGACAGCGATTCGGGAAGAGAAAACGGGTTCGTTATGGGGGGAAGCGTGGCAGCGGTTTCGAAAGAATAAAATCGCTCTTGTTGGGGCAGGAATTGTCTTATTTTTTATTGTGATCGCCCTCCTGGCGCCTTGGCTGGCGCCGTATGACTATAAAGAACAGCAGTTGGCCGAGCGGCTGCAACCCCCTTCCGGCGAACACTGGTTTGGAACGGATGATTTTGGACGGGACATTTTCTCCCGTGTGATTTATGGAGCGCGCATTTCGTTATGGGTCGGTTTTTTCTCTGTACTCGGTTCGATTGTTGTCGGCTCATTGCTTGGCATTATCGCCGGTTACTATGGCCGATGGATCGATGGGATTATTTCGCGGTTATTTGATATTATGCTGGCATTCCCAAGCATTTTACTGGCGATCGGCATCGTCGCGGTGCTTGGTCCGTCTTTGCAAAACGCTCTTATTGCCATTGCTGTTATTAATGTGCCGAACTTCGGCCGCTTAATCCGTTCCCGCGTGTTGAGCATTAAGCAAGAGGAATACATCATGGCGGCGAAAGCGATCGGTATGAGCGATTGGCGCATTTTGTTTCACCATATTTTGCCGAATAGTCTAGCGCCGATTATTGTTCAAGGGACGTTGGCAATCGCTACCGCCATTATTGAAGCGGCGGCGCTCGGTTTTTTAGGATTGGGAGCACAGCCGCCGAACCCGGAATGGGGGAAAATGTTGTCCGATGCAAAAGATTTTTTAACGCAAGCACCGTGGACGATGATTTTTCCGGGGTTGGCGATTATGTTAACCGTGCTTGGTTTTAACTTAATGGGGGACGGGCTGCGCGATGCGCTTGACCCGCGGATGAAAAGCTAA
- a CDS encoding ABC transporter permease, giving the protein MDKYTEMIRIRFLMMLAYRTNYYTGILIYAINIAAYYFLWSAIYGDKPSMQGMSLGQMTTYVAISWLSRAFYFNNIDREIAMEIRDGKVATELIRPYSYLGMKAVQGLGEGLFRLFFLSLPGLLVVSLFLPLQFPEHAHTWLSFSLSLLLSFIIYSELNLLAGVVTFFTFRNEGLLRAKRFIIDLFSGLILPISFYPDWAQQLMHYFPFQAISYIPSMIITESFQGVAVRDGLLMQAAWCALLLLPIGVLWRMAKKRLVVQGG; this is encoded by the coding sequence ATGGATAAATATACAGAAATGATCCGCATCCGTTTTTTAATGATGCTTGCCTACCGGACAAACTATTATACTGGCATTCTCATTTACGCCATTAACATTGCGGCGTACTACTTCCTTTGGTCGGCCATTTATGGGGACAAACCGTCGATGCAAGGGATGTCGCTTGGCCAAATGACGACGTATGTGGCCATTTCTTGGCTGTCACGGGCGTTTTATTTTAACAACATTGACCGCGAAATCGCGATGGAAATCCGCGACGGAAAAGTGGCGACCGAGCTGATCCGCCCGTACAGCTATTTGGGGATGAAGGCGGTGCAAGGGCTTGGCGAAGGGCTGTTCCGCCTGTTCTTTTTATCATTGCCCGGACTTTTGGTCGTATCGCTTTTTTTGCCGCTTCAGTTTCCAGAACACGCCCATACATGGCTGTCGTTTAGCTTATCGCTTTTGCTTAGCTTTATCATTTATTCAGAACTGAACTTGCTCGCGGGGGTCGTGACGTTCTTTACATTCCGCAACGAAGGGTTGCTTAGGGCGAAGCGGTTTATCATTGATTTGTTTTCGGGGCTCATCTTGCCCATTTCCTTTTACCCCGATTGGGCGCAACAACTGATGCACTATTTTCCGTTTCAGGCGATCAGCTATATCCCGAGCATGATTATTACGGAAAGCTTCCAAGGCGTCGCCGTTCGCGACGGCCTGCTCATGCAGGCGGCGTGGTGCGCGCTGCTGCTTTTGCCGATTGGGGTGTTATGGCGGATGGCGAAAAAGCGGCTCGTCGTGCAAGGGGGGTAA
- a CDS encoding glutamate-1-semialdehyde 2,1-aminomutase, whose product MQWTKSEQLYEEALKHIVGGVNSPSRSYKAVGGGAPVVMERAQGAYFWDVDGNRYIDYLAAYGPIIAGHAHPHIAAAIRRAAETGVLYGTPTPHEITFAKMLKEAIPSLEKVRFVNSGTEAVMTTIRVARAYTGRSKIVKFAGCYHGHSDLVLVAAGSGPSTLGTPDSAGVPPSIAQEVITVPYNDVESFREAMNVWGEHVAAVLVEPIVGNFGIVLPKPGFLEAVNDITHQAGALVIYDEVITAFRFMYGGAQNLLGIEPDLTAMGKIIGGGLPIGAYGGRQHIMEQVAPLGPAYQAGTMAGNPASMLAGIACLEVLKQDGVYDHLDRLGAMLEEGIMAHARQCGLPVTVNRLKGALTVFFTEEKVENYEQAQRSDGERFATFFKLMLEQGVNLAPSKYEAWFITLAHTEDDIAYTIDAVGRAFRQL is encoded by the coding sequence ATGCAGTGGACAAAATCGGAACAATTATATGAGGAAGCACTTAAGCACATTGTCGGCGGGGTGAACAGCCCCTCCCGCTCGTATAAAGCCGTCGGCGGCGGCGCCCCGGTTGTCATGGAACGGGCGCAAGGGGCGTATTTCTGGGATGTAGATGGAAACCGATACATTGACTATTTGGCCGCCTACGGACCAATCATCGCCGGCCACGCCCATCCGCACATCGCCGCGGCCATCCGGCGCGCTGCGGAAACGGGGGTGTTATACGGCACGCCGACACCGCATGAGATTACATTCGCCAAAATGTTAAAAGAAGCGATTCCGTCGCTTGAAAAAGTGCGGTTTGTCAACTCAGGAACGGAAGCGGTGATGACGACGATCCGCGTCGCTCGCGCCTACACCGGCCGCAGCAAAATCGTGAAATTCGCCGGCTGCTATCACGGCCACTCCGACCTCGTGCTTGTCGCCGCCGGATCAGGGCCGTCGACATTAGGGACGCCGGATTCAGCCGGCGTGCCGCCAAGCATTGCCCAAGAAGTGATTACGGTGCCGTACAATGATGTGGAATCGTTCCGTGAGGCGATGAACGTTTGGGGCGAACACGTCGCAGCCGTATTGGTCGAACCGATTGTCGGCAACTTTGGCATCGTCCTGCCGAAACCTGGCTTTTTAGAAGCCGTAAACGACATCACGCACCAAGCGGGGGCGCTTGTTATTTATGATGAAGTGATCACCGCCTTCCGCTTTATGTATGGCGGAGCGCAAAACTTGCTCGGCATTGAACCCGACTTGACGGCCATGGGGAAAATTATCGGCGGCGGCTTGCCGATCGGGGCGTACGGCGGACGCCAACATATTATGGAACAAGTTGCTCCGCTCGGGCCGGCTTACCAAGCCGGGACAATGGCTGGCAACCCGGCGTCGATGCTCGCTGGCATCGCCTGCCTTGAAGTGTTGAAGCAAGACGGCGTGTATGATCACCTCGATCGGCTTGGCGCCATGCTTGAGGAAGGCATCATGGCCCACGCCCGCCAATGCGGCCTGCCGGTGACCGTCAATCGTTTAAAAGGCGCGCTTACCGTCTTCTTTACGGAAGAAAAAGTCGAAAACTATGAGCAAGCCCAGCGCAGTGATGGCGAACGGTTTGCGACATTTTTCAAGCTGATGCTCGAGCAAGGCGTCAATCTCGCACCGTCCAAGTATGAAGCATGGTTCATCACCCTCGCCCATACCGAAGACGACATCGCTTACACGATCGACGCGGTCGGCCGCGCGTTCCGGCAACTGTAA
- a CDS encoding ABC transporter permease, with protein MFYLSVFFQYMAQYMKTKLQYRADLLIEWLSDFMAQAVNLVFLLVVFGHTPLLHGWSRDEILFIYGFFLVPYAVFGAFFNLWDFNERYIVQGEMDRVLTRPVHSLFQIILERMELESLLGAIPGLIIMAYAGVRLSLTFHWYDLFIFVLLVIGGAFIYAGIFISLATISFFADARTSIMPMMYNISSYGRYPVDIYHRVIRYILTWLLPFAFVGVYPASYFLRKEEWYGYAFFTPVVGALFFAIAVMLWNAGVRRYRGTGS; from the coding sequence TTGTTTTATCTATCAGTCTTTTTTCAATACATGGCGCAATATATGAAAACGAAACTGCAATACCGCGCCGATTTGCTCATTGAATGGCTATCCGATTTCATGGCTCAGGCGGTCAACTTGGTCTTTTTGCTCGTTGTGTTCGGCCATACGCCGCTCCTTCATGGTTGGTCGCGCGATGAGATTTTGTTTATTTACGGTTTTTTTCTTGTTCCGTATGCCGTATTTGGCGCCTTTTTTAACCTTTGGGATTTTAATGAACGATATATTGTGCAGGGGGAAATGGATCGCGTGTTGACGCGTCCGGTGCACAGCCTGTTTCAGATCATTCTCGAGCGGATGGAGCTCGAATCGTTGCTCGGGGCCATACCGGGGTTGATCATTATGGCGTACGCTGGCGTCCGTCTGTCGCTTACGTTTCATTGGTATGATCTCTTTATCTTTGTTTTATTGGTGATCGGCGGCGCGTTCATTTATGCCGGCATTTTCATTTCACTGGCGACCATTAGCTTTTTTGCCGATGCCCGAACGTCAATCATGCCGATGATGTACAACATCAGCAGCTATGGCCGCTACCCGGTCGATATTTACCATCGCGTCATCCGCTATATTTTAACGTGGCTGCTTCCGTTTGCCTTTGTTGGCGTCTATCCGGCTTCGTATTTTCTTCGCAAGGAAGAATGGTATGGCTACGCGTTTTTCACTCCGGTAGTCGGCGCCTTGTTTTTTGCCATCGCCGTCATGCTTTGGAATGCTGGGGTGAGGCGGTATCGCGGGACGGGGAGCTGA
- a CDS encoding YgzB family protein yields the protein MGIKYSSKINKIRTFALSLIFVGVIVMYLGLFFRTSPIVMTLFMVFGLLFLVASGIVYFWIGTLSTRAVQVVCPSCGKVTKMLGRVDLCMFCREPLTLDRELEGKEFDEKYNKKRKS from the coding sequence ATGGGTATTAAATATTCGAGCAAAATCAACAAAATTCGCACGTTTGCTTTAAGCTTGATTTTTGTCGGAGTCATCGTCATGTATCTCGGGCTGTTTTTCCGCACGTCCCCGATCGTCATGACGCTGTTTATGGTGTTTGGACTTTTATTCCTTGTCGCGAGCGGCATTGTGTACTTTTGGATCGGTACGCTCTCAACGAGAGCGGTCCAAGTCGTCTGCCCGTCATGCGGCAAGGTGACGAAAATGCTCGGCCGCGTTGACTTATGTATGTTTTGCCGCGAGCCCCTGACGCTGGATCGCGAGCTCGAAGGGAAAGAATTCGATGAAAAATACAACAAAAAAAGAAAAAGCTGA
- the bcp gene encoding thioredoxin-dependent thiol peroxidase encodes MTTAIGQPAPDFTLPASNGKMVSLSDFRGHYVVLYFYPKDMTPGCTAEACDFRDRHEQFAGLNAVILGVSTDPVKRHETFIEKYQLPFLLLSDEQHHAAELYGVWKKKRNFGKEYMGIERSTFIIAPDGTLAKEWRGVKVKGHVDEALAEVARLVSSR; translated from the coding sequence ATGACGACAGCCATTGGCCAGCCAGCCCCAGATTTCACCTTGCCGGCAAGCAACGGGAAAATGGTTTCACTTTCAGATTTCCGGGGTCACTATGTCGTGCTTTATTTTTATCCAAAAGACATGACGCCCGGGTGCACGGCCGAGGCATGCGACTTTCGCGACCGCCATGAGCAGTTTGCTGGATTGAACGCCGTCATCTTAGGGGTGAGTACAGACCCAGTCAAGCGGCATGAAACGTTTATAGAGAAATATCAGCTGCCGTTTTTGCTTCTTTCCGATGAACAGCATCACGCAGCGGAACTGTACGGGGTTTGGAAGAAAAAGCGGAATTTTGGCAAGGAATACATGGGTATTGAGCGCTCGACGTTCATTATCGCCCCCGATGGAACATTGGCAAAGGAATGGCGCGGGGTGAAAGTAAAGGGACACGTCGATGAGGCGCTCGCGGAGGTGGCCCGATTGGTCTCATCTAGGTAA
- a CDS encoding potassium channel family protein, with product MDYAFLGVVTAILLGSITSLWTARVQATHRLSLDSLWVLVQWYITMLLGFAMIYMILQAKGHAVFTPSSNNMAGNRLALLEDSLYLSGMTLLSVGYGDVTPIGIGRWIAIAEALLGYIMPAVIVTRTVFDWDRR from the coding sequence ATGGATTACGCCTTCCTTGGAGTGGTTACTGCCATACTGCTTGGCAGCATCACCTCGCTTTGGACAGCGCGCGTTCAAGCGACGCACCGCCTCTCGCTCGACAGCTTGTGGGTGCTCGTTCAGTGGTATATAACGATGCTGCTCGGCTTTGCTATGATTTATATGATTTTGCAGGCGAAAGGCCATGCGGTGTTTACCCCGTCCTCAAACAATATGGCGGGGAACCGTTTGGCTTTGCTTGAGGATAGCTTGTACTTAAGCGGCATGACGCTCTTGTCAGTCGGATACGGGGATGTGACCCCGATCGGCATCGGGCGGTGGATCGCGATCGCTGAGGCGCTTCTCGGTTACATTATGCCAGCGGTCATCGTGACGCGCACTGTATTTGACTGGGATCGCCGCTAA
- a CDS encoding FUSC family protein: MKLGARIFKTGIAVALALFLAALFHFPSPVFAGISAVFAMQPTIYRSYLSLIEQVQANVIGALFAIAAVLILGRDPLIVGLTLMIVIALCLKMRLESSTISVALVTVIAIMEYTERQFIEFAAIRFLTIMLGIFAAFLVNFIFLPPKYEKKLYEKISGETEAILKWIRLHKQQAAGHHHLKEEIETLHEEMTKLEHLYLMYKEERTYFRRQRFQKSRKLVLYRQMIAAADRALSVLKWLYRLENELGRLPTELRQAIYLHLSHLLDYHEQLLLKFIHKAKPLPHNKRAEEMYRQREQLATVFYSGGQPPAEYRLFSLIGAIIDYGDRLEHLDKLIDSFHHYHYDEELTKQLEKATGGRA; the protein is encoded by the coding sequence ATGAAGCTCGGTGCCCGCATTTTTAAAACGGGGATCGCCGTGGCGCTCGCCTTGTTTTTAGCGGCGCTGTTTCACTTTCCGTCACCGGTGTTTGCCGGCATTTCCGCTGTATTTGCCATGCAGCCGACCATTTATCGTTCCTATTTATCGTTAATCGAACAAGTGCAGGCGAACGTGATCGGCGCCTTGTTCGCGATTGCCGCGGTTCTTATCCTCGGCCGTGACCCGCTAATCGTCGGTTTGACGCTTATGATCGTCATCGCCCTTTGCCTAAAGATGCGTCTTGAATCGTCGACGATTTCAGTGGCGCTTGTGACCGTCATCGCCATTATGGAATATACAGAACGCCAGTTTATCGAATTTGCGGCCATCCGCTTTTTGACAATCATGCTCGGCATTTTCGCCGCCTTTCTCGTCAACTTCATTTTCTTGCCGCCAAAGTATGAAAAAAAGCTGTATGAAAAAATCAGCGGCGAGACAGAAGCCATTTTAAAATGGATCCGCCTGCATAAGCAGCAGGCAGCGGGCCATCATCATTTAAAAGAAGAGATCGAAACGCTGCACGAGGAAATGACAAAACTCGAGCATCTTTATCTCATGTATAAGGAAGAGCGCACGTATTTCCGCCGCCAACGCTTCCAAAAATCGCGCAAGCTCGTCTTATACAGGCAAATGATTGCAGCAGCCGACCGGGCGCTGTCGGTATTAAAATGGCTTTATCGCCTCGAGAACGAGCTCGGGCGTCTGCCCACTGAGCTCCGCCAAGCCATCTACTTGCATCTTAGCCACTTGCTTGACTATCACGAACAGTTATTGCTGAAGTTTATCCATAAGGCCAAACCGCTCCCTCATAACAAGAGGGCCGAGGAAATGTACCGCCAGCGCGAACAGCTCGCCACGGTCTTTTACTCCGGGGGACAACCGCCCGCCGAGTACCGGTTGTTCTCCTTGATCGGAGCAATCATCGATTACGGAGACCGGCTTGAGCATTTGGATAAGTTAATTGACAGCTTTCACCATTATCATTACGATGAAGAGCTGACAAAACAGCTCGAAAAGGCAACAGGCGGCCGCGCATAG
- a CDS encoding L-lactate dehydrogenase, whose protein sequence is MKNGGGNRVAVIGTGFVGASYAFALLNQGVADEIVLIDANENKAAGDAMDFNHGKVFAPKPTDIWHGDYRDCRDADLVVICAGANQKPGETRLDLVDKNIAIFRSIVESVMASGFQGLFLVATNPVDILTYATWKFSGLPHHRVIGSGTILDTARFRFLLGEYFAIAPTNVHAYIIGEHGDTELPVWSQADIGGVPIRKWIESKGEQAREDLERIFVNVRDAAYQIIEKKGATYYGIAMGLARVTRAILHNENAILTVSAYLDGLYGERDVYIGVPAVINRNGIREVIEIELDDNEQKWFRHSAETLKGVLARSFAQ, encoded by the coding sequence ATGAAAAACGGAGGAGGAAATCGAGTGGCGGTCATCGGCACCGGGTTTGTCGGTGCCAGCTATGCATTTGCTTTATTGAACCAAGGGGTTGCCGATGAAATTGTGCTCATCGATGCGAATGAAAATAAAGCTGCGGGCGATGCGATGGATTTCAACCATGGGAAAGTGTTTGCGCCGAAGCCCACGGACATTTGGCATGGCGATTACCGCGACTGCCGCGACGCTGATTTAGTCGTCATTTGCGCCGGCGCCAATCAAAAACCAGGCGAGACGCGGCTTGATCTAGTGGATAAAAATATCGCCATTTTCCGCTCGATCGTTGAATCGGTTATGGCGTCCGGGTTTCAAGGGCTGTTTCTTGTCGCTACGAACCCGGTCGACATTTTGACCTATGCGACATGGAAATTCAGCGGACTGCCTCATCATCGAGTGATCGGTTCAGGGACGATTTTAGATACGGCGCGATTTCGCTTTTTATTAGGCGAGTATTTCGCCATCGCCCCGACGAATGTCCACGCCTACATTATCGGTGAACACGGCGATACCGAGCTTCCGGTCTGGAGTCAGGCTGACATCGGCGGCGTGCCGATCCGCAAGTGGATCGAATCGAAAGGAGAACAGGCAAGGGAGGATTTGGAGCGCATTTTTGTCAACGTTCGCGACGCTGCCTATCAAATTATCGAGAAAAAAGGAGCGACATACTACGGCATCGCCATGGGGCTCGCCCGCGTGACGCGCGCCATTTTGCATAACGAAAATGCCATTTTGACCGTCTCAGCTTATTTGGACGGCTTATACGGTGAACGTGATGTCTATATCGGCGTACCGGCGGTCATCAACCGTAATGGCATCCGCGAAGTGATTGAAATTGAGCTCGACGATAATGAGCAAAAATGGTTTCGTCATAGCGCAGAGACGCTGAAAGGTGTGTTGGCCCGCTCCTTTGCGCAGTGA
- a CDS encoding ABC transporter permease: MLPYTVKRVLMIIPVLFGMSLVVFFMIRAIPGNPAQVILGQKATKEAVAALTHKLGLDEPWYVQYVKYIGGLLRGDLGESIRTGAPIAEEIWPYLAATIELSLVAMIIAVIIGVNAGIISAWFQNSWFDYIAMVLALLGVSMPIFWLGLMEQWLFSIQLDWLPTSGREDVRNPIEPITHLYLIDTLLSGNTEQFWQAIQHLVLPSVALATIPMAIIARMTRSSMLEVMKSDYIRTARAKGLSMFWVVYKHSLKNAIIPVLTVIGLQTGLLLGGAILTETIFSWPGIGRYIYDAIGYRDYPVIQSGILIIAAIFIFINLIVDLLYAAIDPRIKYN; this comes from the coding sequence ATGCTGCCGTATACAGTAAAAAGGGTGTTAATGATCATTCCCGTGTTATTTGGCATGTCACTGGTTGTTTTTTTTATGATCCGAGCGATTCCTGGCAACCCCGCACAAGTCATTTTAGGACAAAAGGCGACGAAGGAAGCGGTGGCTGCACTGACGCATAAGCTTGGGTTGGACGAGCCGTGGTATGTCCAATATGTCAAATATATTGGCGGGTTGCTGCGCGGCGACCTGGGTGAGTCCATTCGCACCGGTGCTCCCATCGCTGAAGAAATTTGGCCGTACTTAGCGGCAACGATCGAGCTGTCGCTAGTAGCGATGATTATTGCTGTTATCATCGGCGTTAACGCCGGCATTATTAGCGCGTGGTTTCAAAACTCATGGTTTGATTATATTGCGATGGTGCTGGCGCTTCTTGGCGTTTCGATGCCCATTTTTTGGCTTGGGTTGATGGAACAGTGGCTGTTTTCGATTCAGCTCGACTGGCTGCCGACGTCAGGACGGGAGGATGTGCGCAACCCAATCGAGCCGATCACCCATCTCTATTTGATTGATACGTTGCTCAGTGGAAATACGGAGCAGTTTTGGCAAGCCATCCAGCATCTCGTGTTGCCAAGTGTGGCCTTGGCGACAATCCCGATGGCGATTATCGCCCGCATGACACGCTCCAGCATGCTCGAAGTGATGAAATCTGATTATATCCGCACCGCAAGAGCGAAAGGGTTAAGCATGTTTTGGGTTGTGTACAAACATTCGTTAAAAAACGCCATTATTCCTGTGTTGACCGTCATTGGCTTGCAAACAGGGCTGTTGCTTGGCGGGGCGATTTTGACAGAAACGATTTTCAGCTGGCCTGGCATTGGTCGTTATATTTACGATGCCATCGGCTATCGGGATTATCCCGTAATTCAATCCGGAATTTTGATTATCGCCGCTATTTTTATTTTCATTAACTTAATCGTTGACTTACTTTACGCGGCAATTGACCCGCGCATTAAGTACAATTAA